Proteins encoded by one window of Bubalus bubalis isolate 160015118507 breed Murrah chromosome 4, NDDB_SH_1, whole genome shotgun sequence:
- the LOC102405999 gene encoding olfactory receptor 8S1-like: MLTSQAKQFYHLLDLVHTSVPLTENSERTLLYMIMKNHSAINEFVLLGLSIDPHIQAVLFVLFLLIYLLTLMGNFLMLLMIRADFHLHTPMYFFLRQLSFLDLCHSSVTVPKMLENLLSESKTICVESCLAQAFFVFTTGGTEACLLAVMAYDRYVAISSPLLYGQVMSNQLCVGLVWSSWGLAFVDALINILLAVNLDYCEDQTIPHFSCELSSLFPLSCSDTSTNFTLLLCSSVLHFFGTFVMIASSYARIVSTVLSISSTSGRSKAFSTCSSHLTTVILFYGSGFLSYLLPTSGSALEMIFSLQYSVITPMLNPLIYSLQNKEVKAAMGRVFRKYFDSLL; this comes from the exons ATGTTGACTTCACAAGCTAAACAGTTTTATCACTTACTGGATCTGGTACACACCAGTGTACCACTAACTGAGAATTCAG aaagaaCACTTCTCTATATGATAATGAAAAACCATAGTGCTATCAATGAGTTCGTTCTCCTTGGACTATCTATTGACCCACATATTCAGGCTGTACTCTTTGTGCTGTTCCTTCTGATTTACCTCCTCACTCTGATGGGAAATTTCTTGATGCTGCTGATGATTAGGGCTGATTTTCACCTCCACACACCCATGTACTTCTTTTTGAGACAGCTCTCCTTTCTGGATCTCTGCCATTCATCCGTCACAGTCCCCAAGATGCTGGAAAATCTACTTTCTGAAAGCAAAACCATCTGTGTAGAGAGCTGCCTGGCTCAGGCCTTCTTTGTGTTTACCACCGGGGGCACTGAGGCCTGTCTGCTggctgtgatggcctatgaccgctacgtAGCCATCAGCTCCCCTCTGCTTTACGGCCAGGTGATGAGCAACCAGCTCTGTGTTGGGCTGGTGTGGAGCTCCTGGGGCCTGGCCTTTGTGGACGCTCTCATCAACATCCTCCTGGCGGTCAATTTAGACTACTGTGAGGACCAAACTATTCCCCACTTCAGCTGCGAGctgtcttctctcttccctctgtcttGCTCTGATACCTCCACCAATTTCACGCTCCTGCTCTGCTCTTCTGTCTTGCATTTTTTTGGAACCTTTGTGATGATTGCTTCTTCCTATGCCCGCATTGTCTCCACTGTCCTAAGCATCAGCTCCACTTCGGGCAGAAGTAAGGCCTTCTCtacctgctcctcccacctcacTACTGTGATCTTGTTTTATGGCTCAGGTTTCCTCAGCTATCTGTTGCCAACCTCAGGTTCTGCCCTGGAGATGATCTTCTCCTTGCAGTACAGTGTGATCACTCCCATGCTGAATCCTCTCATCTATAGCCTGCAGAACAAGGAGGTGAAGGCAGCTATGGGAAGAGtgtttagaaaatactttgattcTCTTTTGTAG